The following are encoded in a window of Arvicanthis niloticus isolate mArvNil1 chromosome 1, mArvNil1.pat.X, whole genome shotgun sequence genomic DNA:
- the Phrf1 gene encoding PHD and RING finger domain-containing protein 1 isoform X1, which produces MDGDMDELVAHSPGPDGPPQLGSSELASDAEESSNGHSGDSEDGSGSEQDEDTDGEETEGLSEEEDPEDRSGSEDSEDGVEMATAAVETQGKLEAVSAPSSDDDAESCPICLNAFRDQAVGTPETCAHYFCLDCIIEWSRNANSCPVDRTVFKCICIRAQFNGKILKKIPVENTRACEAEEAEEEDPTFCEVCGRSDREDRLLLCDGCDAGYHMECLDPPLQEVPVDEWFCPECAVPGVDPTYDAAPVSDEEVSLLLADVVPTTSRLRPRVGRTRAIARTRQSERVRATVNRNRISSARRVQHVPRYLMSSLLDETIEAVATGLSTAVYQRPLTPRAPAKRKRKAGRRKKVLGRKKTRSRSSVKSKSGGTRAKKRQHRVRKTKGRKLKNEVTARSRIARTLGLRRPVRGTSMPSVYKPVDPSLGLMRADIGAASLSLFGDPYELDPFDSNEEQSADPPSPLSAKRRVLSRSALQSHQPVARPVAMGLSRRQLPAVAPEPSVEEAPVPDLLGSILSGQSLLMMSSADVVIHRDGSLSAKRAAPVSLQRNSVTQSREESRLRDNLQPGTLPSESVSSGLMGDRRPNSGLSCGDRTALHCLPARMVQTPVRSDSSLMPHSGLSGNLSDESRPSRKHSNTPRLNGSNVRVGSASTKVMTHSSFPSKNTAPGHPQKTDPRRPDFSKLPRIPKIHRDGNNSTQDRAPASGQIVELPSTCISRLTGREGPGQPGRGRVDNEPSSRAPQETGSHTSGSRPPAPSSQGSLAPLGPSRGKSIGSGFESFRINIPGNTAHCSQLSSPGFCNTFRPVDSKVQRKENPSPLFSIKKPKQLKSEIYDPFDPTGSDSSPPSSSPESLGPGLLPSEITRTISINSPKAPAFQTVRCVTSYRVESIFGTEMESEPQTPGESVSGMLELLGKGPAEGASDLEQEGLGEIEPTEIQGSAARTQRPSPSDPWDDEDEVSCTPFFGSEERTVTCVTVEEPSVPPSPDAPQITTHRIVEVRASSRSRSTSSSRSRKKTKKKKKKVSREHQRTRSSTRSGSRDRTSRSVSPVAEEHTKRHRAKTKSRRSSSDRASSQDRAKRRKDRDDRDREHRRGPWGHGRSWRKSRSRSGSPGSSSCERHESRRRKRRHSGSRSRGRDCSPHSSLERDRRHKHRERSRERMDKKESVTRSRERRRWRSRSPSLEHRSRRPHSREKRPHSPEKKGPVREVSPVPVPQGEPRQDGDHSAKPLVSEVSVLPEVVSVLPEVVVADPNPPEVPPVLAEPLACVPEDLDYGDSVEAGHVFEDFSNETIFIQLDDMSSPPSPESTDSSPERDFPPNPILPPASLPQHSTLPTIQREVLPVHSEDISKSAPQALGPSDQCLLRQDTVETTATTLSTPGVVPMGKDSPLLSGRGCEAVRPKDAVAQAPLLRSRTLVKRVTWNLQEAEGSTPTLDRDPRLTTRHPHFLSVGSSGTPLQRPQRPQEGDWDAEDRALIGFQQAPFSELPPPIHVLQESGLPDADPSQPPGAPRAEGLPAVGTLHSAGGILAQVYSPNMPPPLAQPSSILPYALVSQPSVQLILQGTLPLAGCGTAQSLAPVPTMPATASELAVATTNNSEEKAATPKTAAEKTKKEEYMKKLHMQERAVEEVKLAIKPFYQKREVTKEEYKDILRKAVQKICHSKSGEINPVKVANLVKAYVDKYRHMRRHKKTDAGEEPPTQGAET; this is translated from the exons ATGGATGGCGACATGGATGAGCTTGTGGCTCACAGCCCTGGGCCAGATGGACCTCCACAACTTGGCTCCTCAGAACTAGCCAGTGATGCTG AAGAAAGCAGCAATGGACACAGTGGAGACTCTGAAGATGGTtcaggcagtgagcaggatgagGACACAGATGGGGAGGAAACAGAGGGTCTGTCTGAAGAGGAAGACCCAGAAGATAGATCTG gTTCTGAAGATTCAGAAGATGGAGTAGAAATGGCAACGGCAGCAGTGGAGACTCAAGGGAAGCTCGAAGCTGTCAGTGCACCCAGTTCTGATGATGATGCAGAGAGCTGCCCCATTTGCCTCAATGCATTTAGAGACCAGGCTGTGGGCACCCCAGAGACCTGTGCCCATTATTTCTGCCTAGACTGCATCATCGAATGGTCTAGG aatGCCAACTCCTGTCCAGTTGATCGAACagtatttaaatgtatttgtattcGAGCCCAGTTTAATGGTAAAATCTTAAAGAAG ATTCCAGTGGAAAACACTAGAGCTTGtgaggctgaggaggctgaggaggaagacCCGACCTTTTGTGAGGTGTGTGGCAGGAGTGATCGTGAGGACCGGCTCCTACTGTGTGATGGCTGCGATGCTGG GTACCACATGGAATGTTTGGACCCTCCTCTCCAGGAGGTACCTGTGGATGAATGGTTCTGCCCAGAATGTGCGGTCCCTGGTGTTGATCCCACTTATG ATGCAGCTCCTGTGAGTGATGAGGAGGTCTCCTTGCTATTGGCTGATGTAGTGCCTACTACCAGCAGGCTTCGGCCTCGAGTAGGCAGGACCCGGGCCATCGCTAGGACACGGCAAAGTGAGAGAGTGAGGGCAACTGTGAACCGGAACCGGATCTCCTCTGCAAGAAGGGTCCAG CATGTACCAAGGTACCTCATGTCTTCTCTGCTGGATGAAACTATTGAGGCTGTCGCCACTGGGCTGAGCACTGCTGTATACCAGCGTCCCTTGACACCTCGTGCCCCTGCAAAACGGAAAAGGAAGGCAG GGAGACGAAAGAAAGtgctgggaagaaagaaaacccGGTCCAGGTCATCTGTGAAAAGTAAGAGTGGGGGTACGAGAGCCAAGAAACGGCAGCACCGTGTGAGGAAGACAAAAGGGAGGAAGCTGAAG AATGAAGTCACAGCTCGTTCTCGCATTGCACGGACACTAGGCCTCCGCAGGCCTGTCCGTGGCACCAGCATGCCGTCAGTGTACAAGCCAGTGGACCCCTCTCTTGGGCTGATGAGGGCAGATATTGGAGCAGCTTCTCTGTCACTGTTTGGAGATCCCTATGAGCTGGACCCCTTTGACAG CAATGAAGAACAGTCTGCAGATCCGCCTTCCCCTCTGAGTGCCAAGAGGAGAGTGCTGTCCCGTTCAGCTCTGCAGTCTCACCAGCCTGTGGCCAGACCTGTCGCCATGGGGCTCTCTAG GAGGCAGCTCCCTGCTGTGGCCCCAGAGCCCAGCGTGGAGGAGGCCCCCGTTCCTGACCTGTTGGGGAGCATCTTATCTGGCCAGAGCCTCCTGATGATGAGCAGTGCTGATGTTGTCATACACCGGGATGGCTCTCTCAGTGCCAAGAGGGCAG CTCCTGTTTCTCTTCAGCGAAATTCTGTGACTCAATCCAGAGAAGAGTCCAGGCTCAGAGACAACCTGCAGCCTGGGACACTACCCTCAGAGAGCGTATCCAGTGGACTCATGGGAGACAGAcgaccaaactcagggctgagcTGTGGGGACAGAACAGCTCTGCACTGTCTCCCTGCCCGCATGGTGCAGACACCTGTGAGGTCAGACTCATCACTGATGCCTCATTCAGGTCTATCTGGGAACCTTTCAGATGAGAGCAGGCCTAGCCGGAAACACAGTAACACCCCCCGACTCAATGGCTCCAATGTGCGGGTTGGTTCTGCCTCAACTAAGGTCATGACTCATTCTAGCTTTCCATCTAAGAATACAGCTCCTGGGCATCCTCAGAAAACAGACCCCAGGAGACCTGATTTCTCCAAGCTACCCAGGATACCAAAGATCCACAGGGATGGCAATAATAGCACACAGGACCGGGCCCCAGCCAGCGGCCAGATTGTTGAGCTCCCTAGCACTTGCATCAGCCGCCTGACTGGCAGGGAGGGTCCTGGTCAGCCAGGGCGAGGCCGAGTTGACAATGAGCCCAGCAGCAGGGCTCCCCAGGAGACTGGCTCACACACAAGTGGCTCTCGACCTCCTGCACCCAGCTCCCAAGGCAGCCTAGCCCCTCTAGGGCCCTCACGAGGAAAAAGCATTGGGTCTGGCTTTGAAAGCTTCAGGATCAACATCCCCGGGAACACTGCACACTGCAGCCAGCTGTCTAGCCCTGGATTCTGCAACACATTCCGTCCAGTAGATAGCAAGGTGCAGAGGAAAGAGAACCCTTCACCCCTCTTCTCAATCAAGAAGCCAAAACAACTCAAAAGTGAAATCTATGACCCTTTTGATCCCACTGGCTCAGACTCTAGCCCTCCTAGCAGCAGCCCAGAGAGTCTTGGTCCAGGCCTCCTGCCCTCCGAGATCACGAGAACTATCTCCATCAACAGCCCAAAGGCTCCAGCCTTCCAGACTGTGCGCTGTGTTACCTCCTACAGGGTAGAAAGCATCTTTGGAACAGAGATGGAATCTGAGCCCCAGACCCCTGGTGAGTCTGTATCTGGCATGCTGGAGTTACTCGGCAAAGGACCTGCTGAGGGAGCCTCTGATTTGGAGCAAGAAGGACTAGGGGAAATAGAGCCTACAGAGATTCAGGGCTCTGCAGCTCGAACACAGAGGCCATCCCCATCAGACCCTTGGGATGATGAGGATGAAGTGTCCTGTACACCCTTCTTTGGTTCTGAGGAACGGACAGTGACATGTGTGACTGTTGAGGAACCAAGTGTCCCACCAAGCCCAGATGCTCCACAGATAACTACCCACAGAATTGTGGAGGTCAGGGCCTCATCCCGTTCCCGCTCCACCTCCAGCTCCCGAAGCAGGAAGaaaacgaagaagaagaagaaaaaggtttCCAGAGAGCACCAGAGGACACGCTCCAGCACTCGCTCTGGTTCCAGGGACAGGACTTCACGCTCTGTATCTCCAGTTGCTGAGGAACACACCAAGAGGCACAGAGCCAAGACTAAGAGCCGGAGGTCTTCTAGTGACCGCGCCAGCAGCCAGGAcagagcaaaaaggaggaaggacagagacgACAGAGACAGGGAGCATAGGCGGGGTCCTTGGGGTCATGGCAGGAGCTGGAGGAAGTCCAGGTCCCGGTCAGGGAGTCCTGGCAGTTCTTCCTGTGAGCGCCATGAGAGTAGGAGACGGAAGAGGCGGCATTCGGGGTCCAGGTCTCGTGGCAGGGACTGCTCACCGCACAGCAGCCTGGAGAGGGACCGGAGACACAAACATCGGGAGAGGAGCCGAGAGCGGATGGACAAGAAGGAGAGTGTGACTCGGTCCCGGGAGAGGAGGAGGTGGCGGTCTCGATCACCCAGCTTGGAACATAGGTCACGAAGGCCACATTCCCGTGAGAAGCGTCCCCATTCCCCAGAGAAGAAGGGACCTGTGAGAGAGGTTTCCCCAGTCCCTGTTCCACAGGGAGAGCCAAGGCAGGATGGAGACCACTCTGCCAAGCCTCTAGTCTCAGAAGTAAGTGTCCTGCCAGAGGTAGTAAGTGTCTTGCCAGAGGTGGTTGTGGCTGACCCGAACCCTCCAGAAGTCCCTCCTGTCCTGGCAGAGCCACTTGCATGTGTGCCTGAGGACCTCGACTATGGTGATTCTGTGGAGGCAGGCCATGTCTTTGAGGATTTTTCAAATGAAACCATCTTCATCCAGCTTGATGACATGAGCTCACCTCCTTCCCCTGAGAGTACAGACTCCTCCCCTGAGCGAGACTTCCCACCAAATCCCATACTGCCCCCAGCCAGCCTTCCACAACACAGTACTTTACCTACCATCCAGAGGGAGGTGTTACCAGTTCACAGTGAAGATATCTCAAAGTCTGCACCCCAGGCATTGGGCCCTTCAGACCAGTGCCTGCTCAGGCAGGACACTGTAGAGACCACTGCTACAACTCTTAGCACCCCAGGTGTGGTGCCCATGGGAAAGGACAGTCCTTTGttgagtgggagaggatgtgaagCAGTCAGGCCCAAGGATGCTGTGGCCCAGGCCCCACTGCTACGATCCAGAACCCTGGTGAAAAGAGTCACCTGGAACCTACAAGAAGCTGAGGGCAGCACCCCAACCCTGGACAGAGATCCAA GGTTGACCACAAGGCATCCACACTTCCTGTCTGTTGGGTCCTCAGGGACACCACTTCAGAGGCCCCAGAGGCCCCAGGAAGGAGACTGGGATGCAGAGGACAGGGCCCTCATAGGATTTCAGCAGGCACCATTCTCCGAGCTGCCCCCTCCCATCCACGTGCTCCAGGAGTCTGGGTTACCTGATGCAGATCCCTctcag CCCCCTGGTGCTCCCagggcagaagggcttccagctgTTGGGACTCTACACTCAGCAGGAGGTATTCTTGCCCAGGTTTACAGCCCCAACATGCCACCACCCCTGGCTCAGCCCTCAAGCATCCTGCCCTATGCATTGGTCAGCCAGCCCTCAGTCCAGTTGATCCTGCAGGGGACCCTTCCTCTAGCAGGCTGTGGTACAGCACAGAGCCTGGCCCCAGTGCCCACTATGCCAGCTACAGCCTCAGAGCTAGCTGTTGCAACCACCAACAACTCAGAAGAAAAGGCCGCCACTCCTAAAACAGCTGCTGAGAAGACCAAAAAGGAGGAG TACATGAAGAAGCTGCACATGCAGGAACGGGCTGTGGAGGAGGTGAAACTGGCCATTAAACCCTTCTACCAGAAGAGAGAAGTGACCAAGGAGGAGTACAAGGACATACTGCGCAAAGCCGTACAGAAG ATCTGCCACAGCAAGAGTGGCGAAATCAACCCTGTGAAGGTGGCCAACCTGGTGAAGGCCTATGTGGACAAATACAGGCATATGCGCAGGCACAAGAAGACTGACGCTGGAGAGGAGCCACCCACTCAGGGTGCTGAGACCTGA
- the Phrf1 gene encoding PHD and RING finger domain-containing protein 1 isoform X2 — protein sequence MDGDMDELVAHSPGPDGPPQLGSSELASDAESSNGHSGDSEDGSGSEQDEDTDGEETEGLSEEEDPEDRSGSEDSEDGVEMATAAVETQGKLEAVSAPSSDDDAESCPICLNAFRDQAVGTPETCAHYFCLDCIIEWSRNANSCPVDRTVFKCICIRAQFNGKILKKIPVENTRACEAEEAEEEDPTFCEVCGRSDREDRLLLCDGCDAGYHMECLDPPLQEVPVDEWFCPECAVPGVDPTYDAAPVSDEEVSLLLADVVPTTSRLRPRVGRTRAIARTRQSERVRATVNRNRISSARRVQHVPRYLMSSLLDETIEAVATGLSTAVYQRPLTPRAPAKRKRKAGRRKKVLGRKKTRSRSSVKSKSGGTRAKKRQHRVRKTKGRKLKNEVTARSRIARTLGLRRPVRGTSMPSVYKPVDPSLGLMRADIGAASLSLFGDPYELDPFDSNEEQSADPPSPLSAKRRVLSRSALQSHQPVARPVAMGLSRRQLPAVAPEPSVEEAPVPDLLGSILSGQSLLMMSSADVVIHRDGSLSAKRAAPVSLQRNSVTQSREESRLRDNLQPGTLPSESVSSGLMGDRRPNSGLSCGDRTALHCLPARMVQTPVRSDSSLMPHSGLSGNLSDESRPSRKHSNTPRLNGSNVRVGSASTKVMTHSSFPSKNTAPGHPQKTDPRRPDFSKLPRIPKIHRDGNNSTQDRAPASGQIVELPSTCISRLTGREGPGQPGRGRVDNEPSSRAPQETGSHTSGSRPPAPSSQGSLAPLGPSRGKSIGSGFESFRINIPGNTAHCSQLSSPGFCNTFRPVDSKVQRKENPSPLFSIKKPKQLKSEIYDPFDPTGSDSSPPSSSPESLGPGLLPSEITRTISINSPKAPAFQTVRCVTSYRVESIFGTEMESEPQTPGESVSGMLELLGKGPAEGASDLEQEGLGEIEPTEIQGSAARTQRPSPSDPWDDEDEVSCTPFFGSEERTVTCVTVEEPSVPPSPDAPQITTHRIVEVRASSRSRSTSSSRSRKKTKKKKKKVSREHQRTRSSTRSGSRDRTSRSVSPVAEEHTKRHRAKTKSRRSSSDRASSQDRAKRRKDRDDRDREHRRGPWGHGRSWRKSRSRSGSPGSSSCERHESRRRKRRHSGSRSRGRDCSPHSSLERDRRHKHRERSRERMDKKESVTRSRERRRWRSRSPSLEHRSRRPHSREKRPHSPEKKGPVREVSPVPVPQGEPRQDGDHSAKPLVSEVSVLPEVVSVLPEVVVADPNPPEVPPVLAEPLACVPEDLDYGDSVEAGHVFEDFSNETIFIQLDDMSSPPSPESTDSSPERDFPPNPILPPASLPQHSTLPTIQREVLPVHSEDISKSAPQALGPSDQCLLRQDTVETTATTLSTPGVVPMGKDSPLLSGRGCEAVRPKDAVAQAPLLRSRTLVKRVTWNLQEAEGSTPTLDRDPRLTTRHPHFLSVGSSGTPLQRPQRPQEGDWDAEDRALIGFQQAPFSELPPPIHVLQESGLPDADPSQPPGAPRAEGLPAVGTLHSAGGILAQVYSPNMPPPLAQPSSILPYALVSQPSVQLILQGTLPLAGCGTAQSLAPVPTMPATASELAVATTNNSEEKAATPKTAAEKTKKEEYMKKLHMQERAVEEVKLAIKPFYQKREVTKEEYKDILRKAVQKICHSKSGEINPVKVANLVKAYVDKYRHMRRHKKTDAGEEPPTQGAET from the exons ATGGATGGCGACATGGATGAGCTTGTGGCTCACAGCCCTGGGCCAGATGGACCTCCACAACTTGGCTCCTCAGAACTAGCCAGTGATGCTG AAAGCAGCAATGGACACAGTGGAGACTCTGAAGATGGTtcaggcagtgagcaggatgagGACACAGATGGGGAGGAAACAGAGGGTCTGTCTGAAGAGGAAGACCCAGAAGATAGATCTG gTTCTGAAGATTCAGAAGATGGAGTAGAAATGGCAACGGCAGCAGTGGAGACTCAAGGGAAGCTCGAAGCTGTCAGTGCACCCAGTTCTGATGATGATGCAGAGAGCTGCCCCATTTGCCTCAATGCATTTAGAGACCAGGCTGTGGGCACCCCAGAGACCTGTGCCCATTATTTCTGCCTAGACTGCATCATCGAATGGTCTAGG aatGCCAACTCCTGTCCAGTTGATCGAACagtatttaaatgtatttgtattcGAGCCCAGTTTAATGGTAAAATCTTAAAGAAG ATTCCAGTGGAAAACACTAGAGCTTGtgaggctgaggaggctgaggaggaagacCCGACCTTTTGTGAGGTGTGTGGCAGGAGTGATCGTGAGGACCGGCTCCTACTGTGTGATGGCTGCGATGCTGG GTACCACATGGAATGTTTGGACCCTCCTCTCCAGGAGGTACCTGTGGATGAATGGTTCTGCCCAGAATGTGCGGTCCCTGGTGTTGATCCCACTTATG ATGCAGCTCCTGTGAGTGATGAGGAGGTCTCCTTGCTATTGGCTGATGTAGTGCCTACTACCAGCAGGCTTCGGCCTCGAGTAGGCAGGACCCGGGCCATCGCTAGGACACGGCAAAGTGAGAGAGTGAGGGCAACTGTGAACCGGAACCGGATCTCCTCTGCAAGAAGGGTCCAG CATGTACCAAGGTACCTCATGTCTTCTCTGCTGGATGAAACTATTGAGGCTGTCGCCACTGGGCTGAGCACTGCTGTATACCAGCGTCCCTTGACACCTCGTGCCCCTGCAAAACGGAAAAGGAAGGCAG GGAGACGAAAGAAAGtgctgggaagaaagaaaacccGGTCCAGGTCATCTGTGAAAAGTAAGAGTGGGGGTACGAGAGCCAAGAAACGGCAGCACCGTGTGAGGAAGACAAAAGGGAGGAAGCTGAAG AATGAAGTCACAGCTCGTTCTCGCATTGCACGGACACTAGGCCTCCGCAGGCCTGTCCGTGGCACCAGCATGCCGTCAGTGTACAAGCCAGTGGACCCCTCTCTTGGGCTGATGAGGGCAGATATTGGAGCAGCTTCTCTGTCACTGTTTGGAGATCCCTATGAGCTGGACCCCTTTGACAG CAATGAAGAACAGTCTGCAGATCCGCCTTCCCCTCTGAGTGCCAAGAGGAGAGTGCTGTCCCGTTCAGCTCTGCAGTCTCACCAGCCTGTGGCCAGACCTGTCGCCATGGGGCTCTCTAG GAGGCAGCTCCCTGCTGTGGCCCCAGAGCCCAGCGTGGAGGAGGCCCCCGTTCCTGACCTGTTGGGGAGCATCTTATCTGGCCAGAGCCTCCTGATGATGAGCAGTGCTGATGTTGTCATACACCGGGATGGCTCTCTCAGTGCCAAGAGGGCAG CTCCTGTTTCTCTTCAGCGAAATTCTGTGACTCAATCCAGAGAAGAGTCCAGGCTCAGAGACAACCTGCAGCCTGGGACACTACCCTCAGAGAGCGTATCCAGTGGACTCATGGGAGACAGAcgaccaaactcagggctgagcTGTGGGGACAGAACAGCTCTGCACTGTCTCCCTGCCCGCATGGTGCAGACACCTGTGAGGTCAGACTCATCACTGATGCCTCATTCAGGTCTATCTGGGAACCTTTCAGATGAGAGCAGGCCTAGCCGGAAACACAGTAACACCCCCCGACTCAATGGCTCCAATGTGCGGGTTGGTTCTGCCTCAACTAAGGTCATGACTCATTCTAGCTTTCCATCTAAGAATACAGCTCCTGGGCATCCTCAGAAAACAGACCCCAGGAGACCTGATTTCTCCAAGCTACCCAGGATACCAAAGATCCACAGGGATGGCAATAATAGCACACAGGACCGGGCCCCAGCCAGCGGCCAGATTGTTGAGCTCCCTAGCACTTGCATCAGCCGCCTGACTGGCAGGGAGGGTCCTGGTCAGCCAGGGCGAGGCCGAGTTGACAATGAGCCCAGCAGCAGGGCTCCCCAGGAGACTGGCTCACACACAAGTGGCTCTCGACCTCCTGCACCCAGCTCCCAAGGCAGCCTAGCCCCTCTAGGGCCCTCACGAGGAAAAAGCATTGGGTCTGGCTTTGAAAGCTTCAGGATCAACATCCCCGGGAACACTGCACACTGCAGCCAGCTGTCTAGCCCTGGATTCTGCAACACATTCCGTCCAGTAGATAGCAAGGTGCAGAGGAAAGAGAACCCTTCACCCCTCTTCTCAATCAAGAAGCCAAAACAACTCAAAAGTGAAATCTATGACCCTTTTGATCCCACTGGCTCAGACTCTAGCCCTCCTAGCAGCAGCCCAGAGAGTCTTGGTCCAGGCCTCCTGCCCTCCGAGATCACGAGAACTATCTCCATCAACAGCCCAAAGGCTCCAGCCTTCCAGACTGTGCGCTGTGTTACCTCCTACAGGGTAGAAAGCATCTTTGGAACAGAGATGGAATCTGAGCCCCAGACCCCTGGTGAGTCTGTATCTGGCATGCTGGAGTTACTCGGCAAAGGACCTGCTGAGGGAGCCTCTGATTTGGAGCAAGAAGGACTAGGGGAAATAGAGCCTACAGAGATTCAGGGCTCTGCAGCTCGAACACAGAGGCCATCCCCATCAGACCCTTGGGATGATGAGGATGAAGTGTCCTGTACACCCTTCTTTGGTTCTGAGGAACGGACAGTGACATGTGTGACTGTTGAGGAACCAAGTGTCCCACCAAGCCCAGATGCTCCACAGATAACTACCCACAGAATTGTGGAGGTCAGGGCCTCATCCCGTTCCCGCTCCACCTCCAGCTCCCGAAGCAGGAAGaaaacgaagaagaagaagaaaaaggtttCCAGAGAGCACCAGAGGACACGCTCCAGCACTCGCTCTGGTTCCAGGGACAGGACTTCACGCTCTGTATCTCCAGTTGCTGAGGAACACACCAAGAGGCACAGAGCCAAGACTAAGAGCCGGAGGTCTTCTAGTGACCGCGCCAGCAGCCAGGAcagagcaaaaaggaggaaggacagagacgACAGAGACAGGGAGCATAGGCGGGGTCCTTGGGGTCATGGCAGGAGCTGGAGGAAGTCCAGGTCCCGGTCAGGGAGTCCTGGCAGTTCTTCCTGTGAGCGCCATGAGAGTAGGAGACGGAAGAGGCGGCATTCGGGGTCCAGGTCTCGTGGCAGGGACTGCTCACCGCACAGCAGCCTGGAGAGGGACCGGAGACACAAACATCGGGAGAGGAGCCGAGAGCGGATGGACAAGAAGGAGAGTGTGACTCGGTCCCGGGAGAGGAGGAGGTGGCGGTCTCGATCACCCAGCTTGGAACATAGGTCACGAAGGCCACATTCCCGTGAGAAGCGTCCCCATTCCCCAGAGAAGAAGGGACCTGTGAGAGAGGTTTCCCCAGTCCCTGTTCCACAGGGAGAGCCAAGGCAGGATGGAGACCACTCTGCCAAGCCTCTAGTCTCAGAAGTAAGTGTCCTGCCAGAGGTAGTAAGTGTCTTGCCAGAGGTGGTTGTGGCTGACCCGAACCCTCCAGAAGTCCCTCCTGTCCTGGCAGAGCCACTTGCATGTGTGCCTGAGGACCTCGACTATGGTGATTCTGTGGAGGCAGGCCATGTCTTTGAGGATTTTTCAAATGAAACCATCTTCATCCAGCTTGATGACATGAGCTCACCTCCTTCCCCTGAGAGTACAGACTCCTCCCCTGAGCGAGACTTCCCACCAAATCCCATACTGCCCCCAGCCAGCCTTCCACAACACAGTACTTTACCTACCATCCAGAGGGAGGTGTTACCAGTTCACAGTGAAGATATCTCAAAGTCTGCACCCCAGGCATTGGGCCCTTCAGACCAGTGCCTGCTCAGGCAGGACACTGTAGAGACCACTGCTACAACTCTTAGCACCCCAGGTGTGGTGCCCATGGGAAAGGACAGTCCTTTGttgagtgggagaggatgtgaagCAGTCAGGCCCAAGGATGCTGTGGCCCAGGCCCCACTGCTACGATCCAGAACCCTGGTGAAAAGAGTCACCTGGAACCTACAAGAAGCTGAGGGCAGCACCCCAACCCTGGACAGAGATCCAA GGTTGACCACAAGGCATCCACACTTCCTGTCTGTTGGGTCCTCAGGGACACCACTTCAGAGGCCCCAGAGGCCCCAGGAAGGAGACTGGGATGCAGAGGACAGGGCCCTCATAGGATTTCAGCAGGCACCATTCTCCGAGCTGCCCCCTCCCATCCACGTGCTCCAGGAGTCTGGGTTACCTGATGCAGATCCCTctcag CCCCCTGGTGCTCCCagggcagaagggcttccagctgTTGGGACTCTACACTCAGCAGGAGGTATTCTTGCCCAGGTTTACAGCCCCAACATGCCACCACCCCTGGCTCAGCCCTCAAGCATCCTGCCCTATGCATTGGTCAGCCAGCCCTCAGTCCAGTTGATCCTGCAGGGGACCCTTCCTCTAGCAGGCTGTGGTACAGCACAGAGCCTGGCCCCAGTGCCCACTATGCCAGCTACAGCCTCAGAGCTAGCTGTTGCAACCACCAACAACTCAGAAGAAAAGGCCGCCACTCCTAAAACAGCTGCTGAGAAGACCAAAAAGGAGGAG TACATGAAGAAGCTGCACATGCAGGAACGGGCTGTGGAGGAGGTGAAACTGGCCATTAAACCCTTCTACCAGAAGAGAGAAGTGACCAAGGAGGAGTACAAGGACATACTGCGCAAAGCCGTACAGAAG ATCTGCCACAGCAAGAGTGGCGAAATCAACCCTGTGAAGGTGGCCAACCTGGTGAAGGCCTATGTGGACAAATACAGGCATATGCGCAGGCACAAGAAGACTGACGCTGGAGAGGAGCCACCCACTCAGGGTGCTGAGACCTGA